The following are from one region of the Variovorax sp. V213 genome:
- a CDS encoding VCBS domain-containing protein, protein MTTITGSNGSDVLTGTAGSDTINSGNGDDTVSGGAGSDSLNGGAGNDTLDGGSGSDQLNGGSGNDTLIYNVSENIAAGTKDVYTGGAGIDTLLLQFTRAQWLDSATQTQIAAYLAHLATVTNVKTSEVSNGSASDFVFSFGSSTLTVQMTETLRILVDGVEVNPANEAATALGDAVSTTEDGPGIQIHVLQNDLVPDLVKSLTLASGPAHGTATLVQPAMGDPSTWYFQYQPHAADFQHLAAGENATDTFSYEVKDADGGTGLATVTVTITGTNDGPVITAQDLAGAVSEQAAPAGTLSDSGVIGFSDLDLSDVHLVSAIGTPVGSVLGSLTAIKNADTTGTGTGGQLTWTYTVDATAVEYLAAGQTRVESFTITVNDQHGGIVTRQIDVTITGTNDAPTIGAADAAAAVTEDAATPTLSDSGTITFDDVDLSDAHSVSVAASPGNTLGGVLTAGVSDAATGAGDGTVSWNYSVANAATQYLAQGQTATETFTVSIDDGHGGTVAQQITVTVTGTNDVPVIGGVASGAVSEDGSTPNLSTSGALTIADVDQGQSNFAPQASTAGSNGHGSFTLAANGNWTYTANNGQAAIQQLGAGQSISDSFTAVSSDGTASQVVTVTITGTNDVPVIGGVASGTVSEDASTPNLSTSGALTIADVDAGQSSFTAQAGTAGSNGYGSFALAANGNWTYTANNSQAAIQQLAAGQSLSDSFTAMSSDGTASQVVTVTITGTNDVPVIGGVATGATSEDASTPNLSTSGALTITDVDQGQSNFTSQAGTAGSNGYGNFVLAADGSWSYTADNSQAAIQQLGAGESLSDSFTAVSSDGTASQLVTVTITGTNDVPVIGGVASGAVSEDDSTPNLSTGGALTIADVDQGQSNFAPQASTAGSNGYGSFNLLADGSWSYTADNSQSAIQQLGAGESISDSFTAMSSDGTASQVVTVTITGTNDVPVIGGVASGAVSEDASTPNLSTNGALTIADVDAGQSSFTAQVGTTGTNGYGSFTLAADGNWSYTANNSQAAIQQLAAGQSLSDSFTAVSLDGTASQVVTVTITGTNDVPVIGGVASGAVSEDASTPSLSTSGALTIADVDQGQSNFTPQPGTTGGNGYGNFTLAADGNWTYTADNSQSAIQQLGAGESISDSFTAVSSDGTASQVVTVTITGTNDVPVIGGVATGAVSEDASTPNLSTGGALTIADVDQGQSNFAPQASTAGSNGYGSFNLLADGSWSYTADNSQSAIQQLGAGESISDSFIAVSSDGTANQLVTVTITGTNDVPVIGGVASGAVSEDASTPNLSTGGALTIADVDQGQSNFEPQASTDGSNGHGSFTLAADGTWTYTADNSQSAIQQLGAGQSLNDSFTAVSSDGTASQVVTVTITGTNDVPVIGGVASGAAQEDVAVFGGSLAASGALTIADVDAGQSNFAPQTSTAGGNGYGSFTLAANGTWTYTANNGQAAIQQLGAGQSISDSFIAVSSDGTANQLVTVTITGTNDVPVIGGVASGAVSEDASTPNLSTSGALTIADVDAGQSSFTAQAGTAGSNGYGSFALAANGNWTYTADNSQAAIQQLAAGQSLSDSFTAMSSDGSASQVVTVTIAGTNDAPVLSAAATPALASVNEDAGVPVGAVGTLVSSLVNLNPPAGGLDNVADADNGAITGIALTGVNAAHGDWWYSTNGGTSWAVVAAVSDASALLLAVDANTRLYFQADSNFSGTVSDGITFRAWDQTSGTAGTTVSTVTNGNSSAFSSATDTASITVSAVNDNPVAVADRIIVSNSTLVTLSASSLLGNDTDIDGLALTITSVGSAVGISGLTLDAANGTISFTSGSTAGATAGSFQYTVSDGAGGTTTATATIDIRTVSGGNGADTIDLSATGTYQASFIDGRGGADDLTGGAGGDVFIGGSGSGADTLLGSSGNDLLIGGDGNDTLSGGAGNDVLRGGIGNGDTMDGGAGSEDLLDFSDGTLAVNFTLVQSAAPTSIANNTGGLGQNDSYQNIEGVIGTGLADTLTGSASNDIIRGGIGNDTLDGAGGNADLLDFSDGTAGLTFTLTQSSSTTSFNASAAGLGTDGYKNFEGVIGTAFGDTLTGSASSDQLRGGGGNDVINGLAGDDRIVGGAGADMLTGGTDNDTFVFDSAPNAVDSVIDFDASGSAASGDLIELSRGTFTALTTASGSTLSAAEFASLDGGGAGDMVGAGVHVIYDSATGNLYYDADGLSAANRTLVATLTLSNPADTFDSNDIKAGL, encoded by the coding sequence ATGACCACCATTACCGGATCCAACGGCAGCGACGTTCTCACGGGCACGGCCGGAAGCGACACCATCAACAGCGGCAACGGGGACGACACCGTGAGCGGTGGGGCCGGGAGCGATTCGCTGAATGGCGGGGCGGGAAACGACACGCTCGATGGCGGCAGCGGCAGTGACCAGCTCAACGGGGGATCGGGGAACGACACCCTGATCTACAACGTCAGCGAAAACATCGCGGCGGGCACCAAGGACGTGTACACGGGTGGGGCGGGCATTGATACGCTCCTGCTCCAGTTCACGCGGGCACAGTGGCTGGACTCTGCCACCCAGACGCAGATCGCCGCCTACCTGGCCCATCTTGCGACAGTGACCAATGTGAAGACCAGTGAGGTTTCCAATGGTTCGGCCAGCGATTTCGTTTTCAGCTTCGGGTCGTCCACGCTGACCGTCCAGATGACCGAAACCCTGAGAATCCTCGTGGATGGGGTCGAGGTGAATCCGGCCAACGAGGCGGCAACGGCGCTGGGCGATGCGGTCTCGACGACCGAAGACGGCCCGGGCATCCAGATCCACGTGCTGCAGAACGATCTGGTCCCCGACCTGGTCAAGAGCTTGACGCTGGCTTCGGGGCCGGCCCACGGGACGGCGACGCTCGTTCAGCCGGCGATGGGCGATCCGTCGACCTGGTATTTTCAGTACCAGCCCCATGCAGCCGATTTCCAGCACCTGGCAGCGGGCGAGAACGCAACCGACACCTTCAGCTACGAGGTGAAGGACGCCGATGGTGGAACGGGACTGGCCACGGTGACCGTCACCATCACCGGCACCAACGATGGTCCGGTGATCACGGCCCAGGACCTGGCGGGCGCCGTGAGCGAGCAGGCCGCGCCGGCGGGCACGCTGAGCGACAGCGGCGTCATCGGCTTCAGCGACCTGGACCTGAGCGATGTGCACCTGGTGAGCGCCATCGGCACGCCGGTCGGCAGCGTGCTGGGCAGCCTGACGGCGATCAAGAACGCCGACACCACGGGGACCGGCACGGGCGGCCAGCTCACCTGGACCTACACCGTGGACGCCACCGCCGTCGAGTACCTGGCCGCGGGCCAGACCCGGGTCGAGAGCTTCACCATCACGGTGAACGACCAGCACGGCGGCATCGTCACCCGGCAGATCGACGTGACCATCACCGGCACCAACGACGCGCCGACGATCGGCGCGGCCGATGCCGCTGCGGCGGTGACCGAGGATGCGGCGACGCCGACCCTGAGCGACAGCGGCACGATCACCTTCGACGACGTGGACCTGAGCGATGCGCACAGCGTCAGCGTGGCGGCCAGTCCGGGCAACACGCTGGGCGGTGTCTTGACGGCCGGCGTCAGCGATGCGGCCACGGGCGCGGGCGACGGCACGGTGAGCTGGAACTACAGCGTCGCCAACGCGGCCACGCAGTATCTGGCCCAGGGCCAGACGGCGACGGAGACCTTCACCGTCAGCATCGACGATGGCCACGGCGGCACGGTCGCGCAGCAGATCACTGTGACGGTGACCGGCACCAACGACGTGCCGGTGATCGGCGGCGTGGCCAGCGGGGCGGTGAGCGAGGACGGCTCGACGCCGAACCTGAGCACCAGCGGTGCGCTGACGATTGCCGATGTCGACCAGGGCCAGTCGAACTTCGCGCCCCAAGCGAGCACTGCCGGCAGCAATGGCCACGGAAGCTTCACGCTGGCGGCCAATGGCAACTGGACCTATACGGCCAACAACGGCCAAGCGGCGATCCAGCAGCTCGGCGCAGGCCAGTCGATCAGCGACAGCTTTACTGCGGTCTCGTCCGACGGGACAGCCAGCCAGGTGGTGACGGTGACGATTACCGGGACCAACGACGTTCCGGTGATTGGTGGTGTGGCCAGCGGCACGGTCAGCGAGGATGCCTCGACGCCGAACCTGAGCACCAGTGGTGCGCTGACGATCGCCGATGTCGACGCAGGCCAGTCCAGCTTCACAGCCCAGGCCGGCACCGCAGGCAGCAACGGCTACGGCAGCTTCGCGCTGGCGGCCAATGGCAACTGGACCTACACGGCCAACAACAGCCAGGCAGCGATCCAGCAGCTGGCCGCAGGTCAATCGCTCAGCGACAGCTTCACCGCCATGTCGTCCGACGGTACGGCCAGCCAGGTGGTGACGGTGACCATCACCGGGACCAACGACGTGCCGGTGATCGGTGGCGTCGCCACCGGCGCGACGAGCGAGGATGCCTCGACGCCGAACCTGAGCACCAGCGGTGCGTTGACGATCACCGATGTCGACCAGGGCCAGTCCAACTTCACGTCCCAGGCCGGCACCGCCGGCAGCAACGGCTATGGCAACTTCGTGCTGGCGGCCGACGGCAGCTGGAGCTACACGGCCGACAACAGCCAGGCGGCGATCCAGCAGCTGGGTGCCGGGGAGTCGCTTAGCGACAGTTTCACCGCGGTGTCATCCGACGGCACGGCCAGCCAGTTGGTGACGGTGACCATCACCGGCACCAACGATGTGCCGGTGATTGGCGGTGTGGCCAGCGGCGCGGTGAGCGAGGATGACTCGACCCCGAACCTGAGCACCGGCGGTGCGCTGACGATTGCCGATGTCGACCAAGGCCAGTCGAACTTCGCGCCTCAAGCGAGCACTGCCGGCAGCAACGGCTACGGCAGCTTCAACTTGTTGGCTGATGGCAGCTGGAGCTACACGGCCGACAACAGCCAAAGCGCGATCCAGCAGCTGGGCGCCGGCGAGTCGATCAGCGACAGCTTCACCGCCATGTCCTCCGATGGCACGGCCAGCCAGGTGGTGACCGTGACCATTACCGGGACCAACGACGTGCCCGTGATCGGTGGCGTCGCCAGCGGTGCGGTGAGTGAGGATGCCTCGACCCCGAACCTGAGCACCAATGGTGCGCTGACGATCGCCGATGTCGATGCAGGACAGTCCAGCTTCACAGCCCAGGTCGGCACCACCGGCACCAACGGCTACGGCAGCTTCACATTGGCAGCCGACGGCAACTGGAGCTACACGGCCAACAACAGCCAGGCAGCGATCCAGCAGCTGGCCGCGGGTCAATCGCTCAGCGACAGCTTCACCGCGGTGTCGTTGGATGGCACCGCCAGCCAGGTGGTGACCGTGACGATTACCGGGACCAACGATGTGCCGGTGATCGGTGGTGTGGCCAGTGGCGCGGTGAGCGAGGATGCCTCGACCCCGAGCCTGAGCACCAGCGGTGCGTTGACGATTGCCGACGTCGATCAGGGTCAGTCCAACTTTACGCCCCAGCCCGGCACCACCGGCGGCAACGGCTACGGCAATTTCACGTTGGCGGCCGATGGCAACTGGACCTACACGGCCGACAACAGCCAAAGCGCGATCCAGCAGCTGGGCGCCGGCGAGTCGATCAGCGACAGCTTCACGGCAGTTTCGTCCGATGGGACAGCCAGCCAGGTGGTGACGGTGACCATTACCGGGACCAACGACGTGCCGGTGATCGGTGGCGTCGCCACCGGCGCGGTGAGCGAGGATGCCTCGACGCCGAACCTGAGCACCGGCGGTGCGTTGACGATTGCCGATGTCGACCAAGGTCAGTCGAACTTCGCGCCGCAGGCGAGCACTGCCGGTAGCAATGGCTACGGCAGCTTCAACTTGCTGGCCGACGGCAGCTGGAGCTACACGGCCGACAACAGCCAAAGCGCGATCCAGCAGCTGGGCGCCGGCGAGTCGATCAGCGATAGCTTCATCGCTGTGTCGTCCGACGGTACGGCCAACCAGTTGGTGACCGTGACCATTACCGGCACCAACGACGTTCCGGTGATTGGTGGTGTGGCCAGTGGCGCTGTCAGTGAGGACGCCTCGACGCCGAACCTGAGCACGGGCGGTGCGCTGACGATTGCCGATGTCGACCAGGGCCAGTCGAACTTCGAGCCTCAAGCAAGCACCGACGGCAGCAACGGCCACGGCAGCTTCACGCTGGCAGCCGACGGCACTTGGACCTACACGGCCGACAACAGCCAAAGCGCGATCCAGCAGCTTGGTGCGGGTCAATCGCTCAACGACAGCTTTACTGCAGTCTCGTCCGATGGAACGGCCAGCCAAGTGGTGACGGTAACGATAACTGGCACCAATGACGTGCCGGTGATTGGTGGCGTTGCCAGTGGCGCGGCGCAAGAAGACGTTGCGGTGTTCGGTGGCAGCCTCGCGGCCAGTGGGGCGCTGACGATCGCCGATGTCGATGCGGGCCAGTCGAACTTCGCGCCTCAAACAAGCACCGCCGGCGGCAATGGCTACGGCAGCTTCACGCTGGCGGCCAATGGCACCTGGACCTATACGGCCAACAATGGCCAGGCGGCGATCCAACAGCTGGGCGCTGGTCAGTCGATCAGCGACAGCTTCATCGCTGTGTCGTCCGACGGTACGGCCAACCAGTTGGTGACGGTGACTATCACCGGCACCAACGACGTGCCGGTGATTGGCGGGGTGGCCAGCGGTGCGGTGAGCGAGGACGCCTCGACCCCGAACTTGAGCACCAGCGGCGCGCTGACGATCGCCGATGTCGACGCAGGCCAGTCCAGCTTCACAGCCCAGGCCGGCACCGCAGGCAGCAACGGCTACGGCAGCTTCGCGCTGGCGGCCAATGGCAACTGGACCTACACGGCCGACAACAGCCAGGCGGCGATCCAGCAGCTGGCCGCAGGTCAATCGCTCAGCGACAGCTTCACCGCCATGTCGTCCGACGGGAGCGCCAGCCAGGTGGTGACCGTGACCATCGCCGGCACCAACGACGCACCCGTCCTGAGTGCTGCCGCGACACCCGCCCTGGCGTCGGTCAACGAGGATGCCGGCGTGCCGGTCGGGGCCGTCGGGACGCTCGTATCGAGCCTGGTGAATCTGAATCCGCCGGCTGGCGGCCTCGACAACGTGGCCGATGCGGACAACGGCGCCATCACCGGCATCGCGTTGACGGGCGTGAATGCCGCCCACGGAGACTGGTGGTATTCCACCAACGGCGGCACCAGCTGGGCGGTGGTGGCTGCGGTGTCGGACGCGTCCGCATTGCTGCTGGCCGTGGACGCGAACACGCGTTTGTACTTCCAGGCGGATTCGAACTTCAGCGGGACAGTCAGCGATGGCATCACCTTCCGCGCCTGGGATCAGACGAGCGGCACGGCGGGCACCACGGTGAGCACAGTCACGAACGGGAACAGCTCCGCGTTCTCGAGCGCCACCGACACGGCGAGCATCACCGTCAGCGCGGTGAACGACAACCCGGTCGCCGTGGCCGACAGGATCATCGTGTCGAACAGCACGCTCGTCACGCTGTCGGCGAGCTCGCTGCTCGGCAACGACACCGACATCGACGGTCTTGCCTTGACGATCACCAGCGTCGGCAGCGCGGTCGGGATTTCCGGCCTGACCTTGGACGCCGCCAACGGCACGATCAGCTTCACCAGCGGCAGCACGGCGGGAGCCACGGCCGGCAGTTTCCAATACACCGTGTCGGACGGCGCTGGGGGCACCACCACGGCGACGGCGACGATCGACATCAGGACCGTGTCCGGCGGCAACGGCGCCGACACGATCGATCTCAGCGCGACCGGCACCTACCAGGCCTCCTTCATCGATGGCCGCGGCGGCGCCGACGACCTGACCGGCGGTGCGGGTGGCGACGTCTTCATCGGAGGAAGCGGCAGCGGGGCCGACACGCTGCTCGGCTCTTCCGGCAACGACCTCCTGATCGGCGGCGACGGCAACGACACACTGTCGGGCGGCGCCGGCAACGATGTACTGCGTGGTGGCATCGGCAACGGTGACACGATGGACGGCGGCGCCGGCAGCGAAGACTTGCTCGACTTCTCGGACGGGACTCTGGCGGTCAATTTCACGCTGGTCCAGAGTGCCGCACCGACCAGCATCGCCAACAACACGGGTGGTCTCGGCCAAAACGACAGCTACCAGAACATCGAAGGCGTGATCGGAACGGGCCTGGCCGACACCCTCACCGGCAGCGCCTCGAACGACATCATCCGCGGCGGCATCGGCAATGACACCCTCGACGGCGCCGGTGGCAACGCAGACCTGCTCGACTTCTCCGACGGCACGGCCGGGCTCACGTTCACGCTGACGCAAAGCAGCAGCACGACAAGCTTCAATGCCAGCGCCGCCGGGCTCGGCACCGACGGCTACAAGAACTTCGAGGGCGTCATCGGCACGGCCTTCGGCGACACGCTCACCGGTTCGGCGTCGAGCGACCAATTGCGCGGCGGCGGCGGAAACGACGTGATCAACGGCCTTGCGGGCGACGACCGCATCGTCGGTGGGGCCGGCGCCGACATGCTCACCGGCGGCACGGACAACGACACCTTCGTCTTCGACTCGGCACCCAACGCGGTGGATTCGGTCATCGACTTCGATGCTTCGGGATCGGCGGCGAGCGGCGACCTGATCGAGCTGTCGCGCGGCACGTTCACGGCCCTCACGACCGCGAGCGGAAGCACGCTGTCGGCGGCCGAGTTCGCGTCCCTGGACGGCGGTGGAGCGGGAGACATGGTGGGTGCGGGGGTGCATGTGATCTACGACAGCGCCACGGGCAACCTGTACTACGACGCCGACGGCCTGAGCGCCGCCAACCGCACGCTGGTGGCGACCTTGACGCTGAGCAACCCGGCCGACACCTTCGACAGCAACGACATCAAGGCCGGCCTGTGA
- the fba gene encoding class II fructose-bisphosphate aldolase (catalyzes the reversible aldol condensation of dihydroxyacetonephosphate and glyceraldehyde 3-phosphate in the Calvin cycle, glycolysis, and/or gluconeogenesis) translates to MAMISLRQLLDHAAEHQYGVPAFNVNNLEQIQAIMQAAKKTDSPVILQASAGARKYAGEPFLRKMVEAAVEMYPEIPIVMHQDHGASPSMCMQAIRSGFTSVMMDGSLMEDAKTPASYDYNVDVTRRVVEMARAVGVSVEGELGCLGSLESGMAGEEDGSGAEGVLSHDQLLTDPQQAADFVSRTGVDALAIAIGTSHGAYKFSRKPTGDILAIDRIKDIHARIPKTHLVMHGSSSVPQEWLAVIRDYGGDIKETYGVPVEEIQEGIRHGVRKVNIDTDIRLAMTGAMRRAMGSDRSEFDPRKFLKEATAAARDLCIDRFQAFGTAGMAARIKPVAL, encoded by the coding sequence ATGGCCATGATTTCGCTGCGTCAGTTGCTGGACCACGCGGCCGAGCACCAGTACGGCGTGCCGGCATTCAACGTCAACAACCTGGAGCAGATCCAGGCCATCATGCAGGCCGCGAAAAAAACCGACAGCCCGGTCATCCTGCAGGCCTCGGCGGGGGCGCGCAAATACGCGGGCGAGCCGTTCCTGCGCAAGATGGTCGAGGCCGCGGTCGAGATGTACCCCGAGATCCCGATCGTGATGCACCAGGACCACGGCGCCAGCCCGTCGATGTGCATGCAGGCCATCCGCTCGGGCTTTACCAGCGTGATGATGGACGGCTCGCTGATGGAAGACGCCAAGACCCCGGCCAGCTATGACTACAACGTGGACGTGACCCGCCGCGTGGTGGAGATGGCGCGCGCGGTCGGCGTCTCGGTCGAGGGTGAGCTGGGCTGCCTCGGGTCGCTCGAATCGGGCATGGCCGGCGAGGAAGACGGCAGCGGCGCCGAGGGCGTGCTGTCGCACGACCAGCTCTTGACCGATCCGCAGCAGGCGGCCGATTTCGTCTCGCGCACCGGCGTGGATGCGCTGGCCATTGCCATCGGCACCTCGCACGGCGCCTACAAGTTCAGCCGCAAGCCGACCGGCGACATCCTCGCGATCGACCGCATCAAGGACATCCACGCGCGCATACCGAAGACGCACCTGGTGATGCACGGCTCTTCGTCGGTGCCGCAGGAATGGCTGGCGGTGATTCGCGACTACGGAGGCGACATCAAGGAAACCTACGGCGTGCCGGTCGAGGAGATCCAGGAAGGCATCCGGCACGGGGTGCGCAAGGTCAACATCGACACCGACATCCGCCTGGCCATGACTGGCGCCATGCGCCGCGCGATGGGCAGCGACCGCAGCGAGTTCGACCCGCGCAAGTTTCTGAAGGAGGCCACGGCAGCCGCGCGCGACCTCTGCATCGATCGGTTCCAGGCTTTCGGTACCGCGGGCATGGCGGCGAGGATCAAGCCCGTGGCGCTGTAG
- a CDS encoding phosphoglycerate kinase: protein MTFNTLDQIDLRGQRVFIRCDLNVPLDPTGRISDDTRIRASLAGIRHALSQGARVMVTSHLGRPREGRIAAGESLAPVAERLGELLGAPVTLVGDWIERPFEVAPGHVALLENCRANVGEKANAEALALRMAALCDVYVNDAFGTAHRAEATTEALARLAPVACAGPLMASELNALGRALANPARPLAAIVGGSKVSTKLSILESLAAQVEWLVVGGGMANTFLLAAGHPIGRSLCEPEMVDTARAVAAALAARGARLFMPTDVVTATEFSPNARATVKAVADVAPEDMILDFGPESVAQLIAMLGQCKTIVWNGPLGVFEIEQFSHGTRTLANAIARMDAFSLAGGGDTVAAINQFEVEECIDYVSTAGGAFLEFLEGKSLPAVKALQDRCH from the coding sequence ATGACGTTCAACACCCTGGACCAGATCGACCTGCGCGGACAGCGCGTGTTCATTCGCTGCGACCTCAACGTACCGCTCGACCCCACCGGCCGGATCAGCGACGACACGCGCATCCGTGCCAGCCTGGCGGGCATCCGGCACGCGCTGTCGCAGGGCGCGCGGGTGATGGTCACTTCGCACCTCGGCCGGCCGAGAGAAGGCCGGATCGCCGCCGGGGAGTCGCTGGCGCCCGTGGCCGAGCGGCTCGGCGAACTGCTGGGCGCGCCGGTAACGCTGGTCGGCGACTGGATCGAACGGCCTTTCGAGGTGGCGCCGGGCCACGTGGCGCTGCTCGAGAACTGCCGCGCGAACGTGGGCGAGAAAGCCAACGCGGAAGCCCTGGCGCTGCGTATGGCGGCGCTCTGCGATGTTTACGTGAACGATGCCTTCGGCACTGCACACCGCGCCGAGGCCACCACCGAGGCGCTGGCTCGGCTCGCGCCCGTTGCCTGCGCGGGACCGCTGATGGCGTCGGAGCTGAATGCACTCGGGCGCGCGCTCGCGAACCCGGCAAGGCCGCTGGCCGCCATCGTCGGCGGTTCCAAGGTGTCGACCAAGCTCTCGATCCTCGAGTCGCTGGCGGCGCAGGTCGAATGGCTGGTGGTCGGCGGCGGCATGGCCAACACTTTTCTGCTCGCGGCGGGCCATCCAATCGGGCGGTCGCTGTGCGAGCCCGAGATGGTCGATACGGCGCGCGCCGTGGCCGCGGCGCTCGCTGCGCGCGGTGCGCGGCTGTTCATGCCGACCGACGTGGTGACCGCCACCGAGTTTTCGCCGAACGCGCGCGCGACGGTGAAGGCCGTGGCCGATGTGGCGCCCGAGGACATGATCCTGGACTTCGGTCCCGAGTCGGTGGCGCAGCTCATTGCCATGCTCGGCCAGTGCAAGACCATCGTCTGGAACGGCCCGCTGGGCGTGTTCGAGATCGAGCAGTTCTCGCACGGCACGCGCACGCTGGCCAATGCGATCGCCCGGATGGACGCGTTTTCGCTGGCGGGCGGCGGCGACACCGTGGCCGCCATCAACCAGTTCGAGGTGGAGGAGTGCATCGACTACGTCTCGACGGCGGGCGGCGCGTTCCTCGAGTTCCTCGAAGGCAAGAGCCTGCCAGCCGTCAAAGCACTGCAGGACCGCTGCCACTGA
- the tkt gene encoding transketolase, producing the protein MTIENLALRTQCANAIRALAMDAVQAANSGHPGMPMGMADIAEALWRHRLRHDPADPHWMNRDRFVVSNGHGSMLLYALLHLSGYALPIDELRRFRQLHSRTPGHPEVGVTPGVETTTGPLGQGISNAVGMALAEKLLAEEFNRPGHEVIDHRTYVFLGDGCLMEGISHEACSLAGTWRLRKLVAFYDDNGISIDGEVGGWFSDDTPGRFEAYGWTVLRNVDGHDAAALDAAIAQATTADRPVLVCCKTRIGQGSPNRAGTAKAHGEALGDAEIALTRQALGWKAAPFEVPPAVANAWSARESGAALHKAWQERFAAYAEEFPVLARELLRRHRTDAPLTAQVEAALASAASGAEQRKAAIATRKASQVVLDEVGPAMPELIGGSADLTGSNLTDWKGHRALKGAGTGNHVHYGVREFGMAAIMNGLALHGGFRPFGGTFLTFSDYARNGVRMSALMKLPVVYVFTHDSIGLGEDGPTHQPVEHASSLRLIPDVDVWRPADATETAVAWRQALRRVDGPSCLLLTRQALPHAGDGNERIESIARGAYVLRRPEAERVALLASGSEVGVALAAAALLAEEGIEARVVSVPCMDVFERQDKEWRRAVIPRHLPRVAVEAGSTGLWWKFVGEYGDVVGLDRFGESAPAGELFKLFGLTAEVVAERARRLLAAASEAHVKEAA; encoded by the coding sequence ATGACGATTGAAAACCTCGCCTTGCGCACGCAGTGCGCCAACGCCATCCGCGCGCTGGCCATGGACGCCGTGCAAGCCGCCAACTCCGGCCATCCGGGCATGCCGATGGGCATGGCCGACATCGCCGAAGCCCTGTGGCGGCATCGGCTGCGGCACGACCCGGCCGACCCGCACTGGATGAACCGCGACCGCTTCGTCGTCTCGAACGGCCACGGCTCGATGCTGCTGTATGCGCTGCTGCACCTGAGCGGCTACGCGCTGCCGATCGACGAACTGCGGCGCTTTCGCCAGCTGCATTCGCGCACGCCGGGGCATCCCGAGGTCGGCGTCACGCCGGGCGTGGAAACCACCACCGGGCCGCTGGGGCAGGGCATCAGCAACGCGGTGGGCATGGCGCTGGCGGAGAAGCTGCTGGCCGAGGAATTCAACCGGCCGGGCCACGAGGTGATCGACCACCGCACCTATGTGTTCCTGGGCGACGGCTGCCTGATGGAGGGCATCAGCCACGAGGCATGCTCGCTGGCGGGCACCTGGCGGCTCCGCAAGCTGGTGGCGTTCTACGACGACAACGGCATCTCGATCGACGGCGAGGTCGGCGGCTGGTTCAGCGACGACACGCCGGGCCGCTTCGAAGCCTACGGCTGGACCGTACTGCGCAACGTCGACGGCCACGATGCCGCGGCGCTCGATGCGGCCATTGCGCAGGCCACCACCGCGGACCGGCCCGTGCTGGTGTGCTGCAAGACGCGCATCGGCCAGGGTTCGCCGAACCGCGCGGGAACCGCGAAGGCACACGGCGAAGCGCTGGGCGATGCGGAGATCGCGCTGACGCGGCAGGCGCTGGGCTGGAAGGCCGCGCCGTTCGAAGTGCCGCCCGCCGTTGCAAACGCCTGGTCGGCGCGCGAATCGGGCGCCGCGCTGCACAAGGCCTGGCAAGAACGCTTTGCCGCTTATGCGGAGGAGTTTCCGGTGCTTGCGCGCGAGCTGCTGCGGCGCCATCGCACCGACGCGCCGCTCACCGCGCAGGTCGAGGCGGCGCTGGCTTCGGCGGCATCGGGGGCGGAGCAGCGCAAGGCCGCCATCGCCACGCGCAAGGCGTCGCAGGTGGTGCTCGACGAGGTCGGGCCCGCGATGCCGGAACTGATCGGCGGCTCGGCCGATCTCACGGGATCGAACCTCACGGACTGGAAGGGCCATCGTGCCCTCAAGGGCGCGGGCACGGGCAACCACGTGCACTACGGCGTGCGCGAATTCGGCATGGCGGCCATCATGAACGGGCTGGCGCTGCACGGCGGCTTCCGTCCTTTCGGCGGCACCTTTTTGACCTTCTCCGACTACGCACGCAACGGCGTGCGCATGTCGGCGCTGATGAAGCTGCCGGTGGTCTACGTCTTCACGCACGACTCCATCGGGCTCGGCGAAGACGGTCCGACGCACCAGCCGGTGGAGCATGCCTCGAGCCTGCGCCTGATTCCCGATGTCGACGTCTGGCGCCCGGCCGATGCCACCGAAACGGCCGTGGCCTGGCGGCAGGCGCTGCGCCGCGTGGACGGGCCGAGCTGCCTGCTGCTGACGCGCCAGGCGCTGCCGCATGCGGGCGATGGCAACGAGCGCATCGAGTCCATTGCGCGGGGCGCCTATGTGCTGCGGCGCCCGGAGGCCGAGCGCGTGGCGCTGCTGGCGAGCGGGTCCGAAGTCGGTGTCGCATTGGCCGCCGCCGCCCTGCTGGCAGAGGAGGGCATCGAGGCGCGCGTGGTGTCGGTGCCGTGCATGGACGTGTTCGAACGCCAGGACAAGGAATGGCGCCGCGCGGTGATTCCGCGCCATCTGCCGCGCGTGGCGGTGGAGGCGGGCAGCACTGGTTTGTGGTGGAAGTTCGTCGGCGAGTACGGCGACGTGGTCGGGCTCGACCGCTTCGGCGAATCGGCGCCGGCCGGCGAACTGTTCAAGCTGTTCGGCCTGACCGCCGAGGTGGTGGCCGAGCGCGCGCGCCGGCTGCTCGCGGCTGCTTCCGAGGCCCATGTGAAAGAGGCCGCATGA